Within the Medicago truncatula cultivar Jemalong A17 chromosome 4, MtrunA17r5.0-ANR, whole genome shotgun sequence genome, the region gtttttttgtgtggaatGTTGGGGATTAACAGTCGCAAATCCTTTctctttaaaatcaaaatagaaacaTAATGAAAATAAGCATTGTTGAATAAAAACCTTTTCACAATGAGccgagaaaaaacaaaaaaaaaaggtgcatATCTAATTTGTTACTtacttgaaacttgaaaatCTTCCAAACTTCTGAATGGAACCAACCGTTACGGTTGCATACCGCGGCAATGCAAAACCATGCATCATACTTTATTCGAGGAATATTAACTGATATTGACCTTTTCCACTATGGCTGCAATGTTAGAAATAACCAAGAGActgaaaaatacaaaataatatattcaaGAAGCTCCAAAAGATTATACTCTTTCTCCTATATGTTGAAACTTCACCTTCTTGACCTGTATTGTCTAATAGAAGGAGGAAGAAGTCATTTCAGTTGACCTTACCGTGAGTTTGAACTCATACACATTTACACTCAGCCTCAGGATATTGCAGGAATCTATGTCATTGACCTTACATTTTAAAGTGTTAACTCGCACACTTCCACAGAGCATTGGACTCGGGAGAAAATCCAAGTTTGATTTTAAAGtggaacaaaattttgttagaCATTACTTACTTCCCGACGAACTCAGGATTACCAGGGCACTTAAGTGCCAGAGGGTTAACACACAAAAACTTGATATTTTTGGGAATGTGTAATGGCATCAAAATTCGTTAATATTTGGTTTGATGTTGGCAAATTACATTTTGACATTCTTTGCGtaaaaatgatgaaataaatTCATAATGTTTTCGTACACTACACTAGCTTATAGACATATCATGAATtgtctcacaagtgtttatattgataaataaactcaaataaataaattttaaaaatatttttctatagtTAAAGGaactttttatcaaatttggCTTCAAACTTGTGTCACTATGTCAGCATATAGACACAAGCATATACAACTTTTAGTGATTATACGTCCAAAAGTGCTTTCAATATGTATCATCCAAACAAAATACAGTTTGTCAAACATAAGTGTATATGAAATGAATATTAATCTAATTATCTTTTGGCTAATCTTTCGTCAAGAAATATGTGGGGCAATAAGGCGAACTTCCTCCGACGAACTAATTTTTGTCAATGCGCAAGAGCAGGAGATTAAATCCCTAAAGCGTATGAATTGTTTACCATAAACCCAGACCACATTGGTTCTCCTTCAAAGAATCTATGATTCAACAAATCTTAGTTttgttatttaaatgaaattacacttttaatcttttatgtgttacaaagaaaaatcaattttagaagtTATATACACACACGTACGTCATCACCAAAATTAACTTcggttaaacatacaaattaaaaattagtattattattattattagcttCAAATCAAATATGGGCTCATTCATACACTCTTAaccataatattttattatttcaacacAATAAACAACACTACAGAAAAGTTAAAAATGACacgaaagaaaacaaaaaactgcTCCTAACATTCGAAGGAAGGCAGCACCATTTAAGGCTTTTCTCGcctcaaatttctttttcttttatttcctttgttcCTTTCACCTTCAGCACATTCGTATTCCATTTGTTGAATGAAATTGTGATATGTTGACTGGTTTATAGGGCTCATGCCAAACCCTTTTAATTCCACATGATTTAAATCACAGGAAAATCCAATTGCCCTTACTGTAACCTTGATTTTAAACCTTGCctgattttttgcttttttagtTAAGAATTGAGAACATTGTTGATCGTATACCATGCTCACATGATCTGATTTAAGAAGGGATGGCCCACGCATGTAGATATCAACACCATCCTTTTCACCGTCACCCTCAACATCAATTGTACTGATGTTAAATTCCATTTGGGTAAAATAATGGATAGGTgatctttttataattttaaaaacaaagcaaaaaacaAAGCCCAACAAGGGGGAGAGGTGAGGTGGAGAGAGATCAACAATCTTGTCATCCTTTGTTGTCTTGTACTCAAACCACTCTGGAACATTACTTCCAGGATACACATACATTGCTTCATCAGAACCAAAGTTAGCATACTTCATTAAATTGATTTGAACATTCAACCCAACATTTATGAGAGAACTTTCATCCAAGTTCTTGCAATGCCAGAACTCAACacttttcttgttttccttGAATTGTTCAGCAACTGTTGAAGGGAACAATACAGTCTTCAGTGATCTACAGCTGCTAACAAGTAGAGTTTCAACTGATGAAGGAAGCTCGGGTAGAGACAGAAGCTTTTTGCAACCTTGTATGTCTAATTTTCTTAGTCTTGTAAGATCCTTGATGCTTGAAGGTATGCTCTCAATTTTAGTGTAACTTAAATTCAGGGTTTCTAGATTGCTTTGACATCCAAAAGATGATGGCAGTGCATTGATGGGACACCACGATAGACCCAATTGCTCAAGCCTGTTAAGAGAGAAAATAGATGGATGGACGCTTATCAACTCTTTACAGATTTTGATATGAAATGCCTTCAGATTTGTGGCTTTTGAAAAGTCTGGTAACTcctttaagaattttgaattagTGAATCTAActtcttttaaattaattagatcctgctaccaaaaaaaaaaatggtgagatTAAAAATAGCcttacataattattttataattcccTGAATTAAGATAAATTTAATTTGGAAGACACGTATCCAATTACCTGCACTCCACGCCAAAGCTTTTCCATTTTACTATCATACAAGTTCAATATAACAAGATTCTCTGCAGAAAAGTTCTCTGGGAATGATTTTAGAGGACAATACATCCAATGAAGATATCTTAGATTAGTTGGAAAAGATTGAAACCTTTGAGGAAGACAATTGAAACTATCTATATCACCAAAATACAAAAATCGAAGTTTGGTCATCTTATCAAATACACGAGGGCTTAACTCGAGCTTCCTCATTGTTCGCAGACTTATGCTTCTTATAGAATCAGTACCCTGTcatgaaagtaaaataaaacattaaaatctTTGAAAGGCACCTTTTTAACAACATGACAAATGTTATCTAAAAATGACATACTTTTTACCTTGTCATTTTTCAATACATCATAAATTTCATCAGGATTCCATAATCGACTGCGTTTTTCAGGGTGTTCTCTAGATT harbors:
- the LOC25491437 gene encoding putative disease resistance protein At4g11170 — encoded protein: MRLSKLKNSPVKSKELVGIDKSISHLKSLLKKESQKAPVIGIWGMGGIGKTTIAKELFDQICSEYDGCCFLEKVSEELTRHGMDSLKNKLFSKLLAEDVKIDTPNWLPSDIERRIGRMKVLIVLDDVKGTDQLEKLFGSCDWFQYDSRIILTARDKQVLIANEVDKDDLFEVGVLGPTEELELFNLNAFKQSDLEVDQFCDVSKRVTEYAKGIPLVLKVLANMLRGKNKEVWESQLDKLRRLPVQEVDKVMRLSYDDLDPLEKKYFLDIACFFNGLSLRVGYITLLLKDSNSDNSVAAGLESLKDKALITISEYNVISMHDILQEMGREVVRQESREHPEKRSRLWNPDEIYDVLKNDKGTDSIRSISLRTMRKLELSPRVFDKMTKLRFLYFGDIDSFNCLPQRFQSFPTNLRYLHWMYCPLKSFPENFSAENLVILNLYDSKMEKLWRGVQDLINLKEVRFTNSKFLKELPDFSKATNLKAFHIKICKELISVHPSIFSLNRLEQLGLSWCPINALPSSFGCQSNLETLNLSYTKIESIPSSIKDLTRLRKLDIQGCKKLLSLPELPSSVETLLVSSCRSLKTVLFPSTVAEQFKENKKSVEFWHCKNLDESSLINVGLNVQINLMKYANFGSDEAMYVYPGSNVPEWFEYKTTKDDKIVDLSPPHLSPLLGFVFCFVFKIIKRSPIHYFTQMEFNISTIDVEGDGEKDGVDIYMRGPSLLKSDHVSMVYDQQCSQFLTKKAKNQARFKIKVTVRAIGFSCDLNHVELKGFGMSPINQSTYHNFIQQMEYECAEGERNKGNKRKRNLRREKP